In Dolichospermum flos-aquae CCAP 1403/13F, the following proteins share a genomic window:
- a CDS encoding ABC-F family ATP-binding cassette domain-containing protein, whose product MSIVTLQSVKKDFGIKELLKDANFSLDTNDKVGLIGTNGSGKSTLLKMIARLESIDSGQILVNSGAKIVYLPQQPDMDENHTVLEQVFADSGEQMNLVKEYEELSDKLAHYPDDSQLMSRLSTVMERMDATGAWEVETNAKIILTKLGIVDFDVKVGTLSGGYRKRIALAAALISEPDLLLMDEPTNHLDALSVEWLQSYLNRYRGALLLITHDRYFLDKVTNRIIEIDRGDIYNYTGNYSYYLEKKALAEESAVSTQRKHQGLLRRELEWLKKGPKARSTKQKARIDRAHELRDTEFKEINGKVDISTVGRRIGKKVIELKNVSKAYNNRTLIHNFTYEFSPEDRIGIIGGNGAGKSTLMDIMTARIKPDSGSVEIGTTIHIGYFNQHSEELLTAVDDNQRVIDYIKEEGEFIQISDGTKITASQMLERFLFPGNQQYAPINKLSGGEKRRLFLLRILISAPNVLILDEPTNDLDVQTLAVLEDYLEDFNGCVIVVSHDRYFLDRTVDRIFALEEGGGLRQYPGNYSIYLDYKKAEEAEKQEPSKTVIVESKVVSPVAETKKARRLSNWERREFEELEQKIAKLETEKTAAEKKLTTVVGNYSQVQKLYEEVETLKKNIDLSTERWLELAEMDS is encoded by the coding sequence ATGAGCATTGTTACATTACAGTCAGTTAAAAAAGATTTTGGCATTAAAGAACTCTTAAAAGATGCTAATTTTAGTCTTGATACTAATGACAAAGTTGGTTTGATTGGTACTAATGGTTCTGGTAAATCAACTTTATTAAAAATGATCGCCCGCTTAGAATCAATTGATAGCGGCCAAATTTTAGTGAATTCTGGGGCAAAAATTGTTTACTTGCCTCAACAGCCCGATATGGACGAAAATCACACTGTTTTAGAACAGGTATTCGCTGATAGTGGTGAACAAATGAACCTCGTCAAAGAGTATGAAGAATTATCTGATAAATTGGCACATTACCCCGATGATAGTCAGTTAATGTCTCGTCTTTCTACTGTGATGGAGCGCATGGATGCAACTGGTGCATGGGAAGTAGAAACTAACGCCAAAATCATTTTAACAAAGTTAGGAATTGTTGATTTTGATGTGAAAGTTGGCACATTATCAGGGGGATATCGCAAACGAATTGCTTTAGCAGCAGCCTTGATATCAGAACCTGATTTATTGTTAATGGATGAACCAACAAACCATCTTGATGCTTTGTCTGTAGAATGGTTACAAAGTTATTTAAATCGCTATCGCGGCGCACTTTTATTAATTACTCATGATCGTTATTTTTTAGATAAAGTTACTAATAGAATTATCGAAATTGATCGAGGTGATATTTACAATTACACAGGTAATTATTCCTATTATTTAGAAAAGAAAGCTTTAGCTGAAGAATCTGCTGTTAGCACTCAGCGGAAACATCAAGGTCTTTTACGCCGCGAATTAGAATGGTTAAAGAAAGGCCCAAAAGCTAGAAGTACCAAACAAAAAGCCAGAATTGATCGCGCTCATGAATTGAGAGATACTGAATTTAAAGAAATTAATGGTAAGGTTGATATTTCTACCGTTGGCCGACGGATTGGTAAAAAAGTTATTGAACTCAAAAATGTTAGTAAAGCCTACAATAACAGGACTTTAATTCATAATTTTACTTATGAATTTAGTCCAGAAGATCGGATTGGTATTATTGGCGGTAATGGTGCAGGTAAATCTACTTTAATGGATATTATGACTGCCAGAATCAAACCAGATTCCGGTAGTGTGGAAATTGGGACTACAATTCATATTGGTTATTTTAACCAACATTCAGAAGAATTGTTGACGGCTGTAGATGATAATCAGCGAGTGATTGATTACATTAAGGAAGAAGGAGAATTTATCCAAATTTCCGACGGGACGAAAATCACTGCTTCCCAAATGTTAGAGAGATTTTTGTTTCCAGGAAATCAACAATATGCACCCATTAATAAACTTTCTGGTGGAGAAAAACGCCGTTTATTTTTATTACGTATTCTCATTAGTGCGCCCAATGTGTTGATTTTGGATGAACCGACTAATGATTTAGATGTGCAAACATTAGCGGTATTAGAAGACTATTTAGAAGATTTTAATGGTTGTGTGATTGTAGTTTCTCATGATCGTTACTTTTTAGATCGGACAGTAGACAGAATTTTTGCTTTAGAAGAAGGTGGAGGTTTACGTCAATATCCGGGTAATTATTCCATCTATTTAGATTATAAAAAAGCTGAAGAAGCAGAAAAACAAGAACCGTCAAAAACTGTAATTGTAGAATCAAAGGTTGTATCTCCAGTTGCAGAGACTAAAAAAGCCCGGAGGTTATCCAATTGGGAAAGACGGGAATTTGAGGAATTAGAACAGAAAATTGCCAAGTTAGAAACAGAAAAAACAGCAGCAGAAAAGAAATTAACAACTGTGGTTGGAAATTATAGCCAAGTGCAAAAGCTATATGAAGAGGTGGAAACTCTCAAGAAAAATATTGATTTGTCCACAGAACGCTGGTTGGAATTAGCGGAAATGGATTCTTAG
- a CDS encoding DUF1824 family protein — protein sequence MSTPNHQQLSLPEAKKILNKFNCLDIAPILKPSEKIPTREALIFVTSLTDYQILGICADTAEEGILAMKTYSRALGYQPPTDLPQPEGPVYIKLNGKNGLCYLDSYSGHHRGVLVSCQSYQEGGVNEMYGHLPLDLFV from the coding sequence ATGTCTACTCCCAATCATCAGCAACTCTCACTCCCAGAAGCCAAGAAAATACTCAACAAATTCAACTGTCTGGATATCGCCCCCATTCTGAAACCGTCGGAGAAAATTCCCACCCGTGAGGCATTAATTTTTGTCACCAGTCTGACTGATTATCAAATTTTAGGTATTTGTGCTGATACAGCCGAAGAGGGAATTTTAGCCATGAAAACCTATTCTCGCGCTTTGGGTTATCAACCACCAACTGATTTACCGCAACCAGAAGGACCAGTTTACATCAAATTAAATGGCAAAAATGGCTTGTGTTATCTCGATTCCTATTCTGGTCATCATCGGGGAGTGCTAGTATCTTGTCAGTCCTATCAAGAGGGAGGAGTTAACGAAATGTATGGACATTTACCCCTCGATTTATTTGTCTAG